The window GTTGCCACTGAAAGAACAATGCGTATCTCTCATCATTTCTTACTCCCTTTCAGACCTAGCCTCTTATAATTCAAGTGGCTGTACCAAAGTCTCGTTCAGACGTTGTGTGAACATACGGGTGTGAAAGTGCAGACGGGAACTTGCATAAAACACCAGCATGGGAGGTAAATAATGATGCACACCTGGAAAgccgagcatgtttggcattcattgttgttgcttttttttaataacaaaatttgATTCCTGCACTAGGACTTTACAGACACAAATTTGGATAGACAAGACACACAAATTATGAAATTATTTCTCATTGGATGGCtcaaaaacaagacaaagtgtgtgtgtgtgtagggaGAGTGCGGGGAAAAGAATGGGTATGGACAAGGTGATACGTCACGTGACTAAATgttacaaagaaaagaaaatggggcTGCGTTTAACCGGGAACGCGCGTGCGttcgcacacaaaaaaaaactatgccAATTTTATCACTATGAATTTTATGCGTCCGAGGGACAGCActtgctgaaaaaaaaaatctgctcGAAAGAACCCAATCTACCCCATAGTAATCTATATGCAAATATGGTTTCATACCTGGTGAATGGAACCCAAAAGGATCTTTCGTTGTCTTCCTTTTAACTAATTGCACCGATGATAAACAAAATCAACTGGAACCCAATAAAACACATAGacttctgtttgtttttttctgtctctctAATTGGCGAAAAGTATGCACAACCTAAAACAAGCTGGCGGTGTTTCTGTTTTCATTATGAAAATGTCAATTGTTTCTCATACCGCGTAGAGTGGGCCAATAGAAGCAGAGACTAGCAAGCACTGTCGGCTAATAGTCAATCTTTCCGCTGCTTCAAACGAAAGCACCAAATATTGAGGTGTCTGCACATTTGGCGGACCtgtaacaaacgaaaaagacaATCGGTGAAATTATTTATGGCAggttttgtttgctttaaaCTTACGAGGCAAACGCCGTAATGAACGTGAGCAAGGAAAGTGAACGCCGTTAACATGTAGAGAAGGGGTAGTTCTAGATGCAACGAACTGGGCAAGATTAGGGCGGCGGCAACGACGGCCCCCACCGGCACCAATAGCCAGCTAAACACCTCGCAGCGGGTGTTGCTCATCTGGGCGACGATCAGTTGGCAACAAATGTTGGAAAAGACAATGCCCACCATGAAGGTAAAGCAGCGTGGGTCGCTCTCTAATATGTTAGTAGGTGATGCAAGAACCCACGTGGTAGTCATACTGAAAAATAGGAGCGGCGAGACGAGTGGACGGTTTCCTTCCCAGAAGCTGCGATTTTTACCTGTTCCATCACGATATGCCCTAAATGCAATATGTTTTGATGAGCAAATGAAAACATGAAACCTTCTTTTAACGAATAGATTACCTATACATGTTGTAGAAGGAAACTGGTAGACTAGTTAACAGTGAACCTCCCCACATCATGAGTTCAAACAAAGCGCCAGCAGTGATACCACCTGGTAACGTAAATTTCCAAAACTCGTAACCAGCGGTAAATGTTATCAAATAAATGATCAAGGTGCACTAGAAGAAATTACACAAAATATACAGGGTTAATGATCGTCgccaaacaaaaggaaatattaTCGTTTGTTAAACATTTACCAGTTGAGAGACGTCATAACCccaaggtaaaaa of the Daphnia carinata strain CSIRO-1 chromosome 10, CSIRO_AGI_Dcar_HiC_V3, whole genome shotgun sequence genome contains:
- the LOC130701133 gene encoding ethanolaminephosphotransferase 1-like; amino-acid sequence: MGFFDVKYLKQEHLNGFDNYKYSAVDNSPLSRWVMHPFWNACVKICPQWIAPNLLTFVGFLFTAGNWVLLGYYDYYYYASSEGYPHIPNWVWLVCAINHFLAHTLDGIDGKQARRTQSSNPLGELFDHGLDSWTSFFIPAVLYSVFGRVEHSISVLRLYFCLINVLFTFLSSHWEKYNTGILFLPWGYDVSQLCTLIIYLITFTAGYEFWKFTLPGGITAGALFELMMWGGSLLTSLPVSFYNMYRAYRDGTGKNRSFWEGNRPLVSPLLFFSMTTTWVLASPTNILESDPRCFTFMVGIVFSNICCQLIVAQMSNTRCEVFSWLLVPVGAVVAAALILPSSLHLELPLLYMLTAFTFLAHVHYGVCLVRQMCRHLNIWCFRLKQRKD